Proteins encoded by one window of Bactrocera oleae isolate idBacOlea1 chromosome 4, idBacOlea1, whole genome shotgun sequence:
- the cnn gene encoding centrosomin isoform X3, which produces MSDNMRVNSSKERADAEMVNAAAAAGSHPDVDEEISVIQNMTSFLLEHGGAEVDSKVLRTIAEALSKRLNDTSPSTLKDVTMEHSYGVGFPCVSLQGHGTTSPPVQGRSVREFEEQMASLRKENFNLKLRLYFLEESVPGYHQANAEGHESLMKQLIETKVEIEILRKELEQKQELLKEAAQAMNHMEEIQKETEMKGQAFIEELKQKIQFLEIRELEGMVTQSESKIMSMQTQNNKFEEIIAKRDETIKEYEEKVKELAFQNAELLEMMENKEKDMANIELNLKSLRLCNADLKEDNSSLIEALKSTQDNFHKEFSNMKVCEKRMREQQDALSQMQRELKEKKIALADKLCELDDTQQELVKLRKSYDTACRTLQQLLQREKNQQQDGGNRALSDSEALQNHLQKCDHENTIKNLEAEVKKKTAALQNLVNNELWQKNREIERLTKLLNANTTSPLSPTAARKNLESLQLQQSFTESDYAKALEHNKLLQRKVDVLNQRLISGRSNEALIEELRSEARTARAEADNAETCRRAYAKVFGALSDRLYELAGFLNSLMKHKEVLSFLSTDRRRAMRTAVDCSLDLSTSIRETLTTGDQSFEGLSNLSRLLLDDDEHEVVGLTNKTFNSHENMPARHSFDVLRSENKALRKILDSRRSCGGTADYTKDVKDRRSLPPFLLDNLSESEAWSEPDRQVSMARIGLEEHGAAAANVSAKDAISKQTPATADTDSESESDALQQSRTTKLRNQERIMQLEKLIAQRDERILMVQFQLVEADNNLKKESLRAITLTQEVEQLRQRNEELITDLIAIGSEQSNNSTAANNSSLIQRQIDEKTRAVEQLQGERDRIAVEARLAEMQVGALKADIEDIKQKYEIQLKLASEKQRKRLDTLKHELEELMQQRLKEQERIHKDMLTREWTMRTTYEECKAQLTELQTQYIESQRTIDYLTDNEQELKQTLITSEMEVRSLKKQLDESVLQASKFITERTKLCNEKLQLEKRLMDLQQQLSAAEIQHTTTTQRVTELEALQQTLSEQLAQAQAALAAKRLNASDASQSGYASDEVQKSSTKRESNSSPDLGIHSDTGRVSSVELSNLQHSLLKTVPMPSAGEKVTKEDIKYSKQDKSNMNAFASKRPQHSSSSDLGIESDTGRISSMDIKNESPTRTETDDSNTENKMSVANVNMSATTANAGTHPIHDCIKVEQENAELRRKLVQTKRAFEETYKKLHIANQRKETFQKEIKDQILKTKNVLKYARLHMAKVQQPNAPHHHQTDAHEQETQQQQKQHHHHQQQQQQRNVTNDGGASTSKSISYRRGY; this is translated from the exons CACGAGTCCGAGCACACTGAAGGATGTTACAATGGAGCATTCAT ATGGTGTTGGATTTCCGTGTGTCAGCCTACAGGGTCACGGCACGACCTCGCCGCCGGTGCAGGGTCGCTCCGTGCGCGAATTCGAAGAGCAAATGGCATCGCTGCGCAAGGAGAATTTCAATTTGAAGCTGCGTTTATATTTTCTCGAAGAGAGTGTGCCCGGTTATCATCAAGCGAATGCCGAGGGTCATGAGTCGCTTATGAAGCAGCTGATCGAAACAAAg gttgaaattgaaattttacgtAAGGAACTGGAACAGAAACAGGAGTTACTGAAGGAAGCTGCGCAGGCCATGAATCACATGGAGGAGATACAGAAAGAAACTGAGATGAAGGGGCAGGCGTTTATTGAAGAACTCAAGCAGAAGATACAGTTTTTGGAg ATACGTGAGCTTGAGGGCATGGTCACACAGTCGGAGAGTAAAATTATGTCAATGCAAACACAGAACAACAAGTTTGAAGAGATTATTGCGAAGCGTGATGAGACAATCAAGGAATATGAGGAGAAAGTAAAGGAACTAGCTTTCCAAAATGCTGAACTCTTGGAGATGATGGAGAACAAGGAAAAGGATATGGCGAATATTGAG CTTAATTTGAAAAGTCTACGTCTGTGTAATGCCGATTTGAAGGAAGATAACAGTAGTTTAATTGAAGCATTGAAGTCCACACAAGATAACTTCCATAAAgagttttcaaatatgaaaGTATGCGAAAAGCGCATGCGCGAACAACAAGATGCATTAAGCCAAATGCAA CGCGAATTAAAGGAAAAGAAGATCGCGTTGGCCGATAAGCTGTGTGAGTTGGACGATACGCAACAGGAGTTGGTGAAGCTGCGCAAAAGCTATGACACCGCCTGTCGTACGCTGCAACAGTTGCTGCAACGCGAGAAGAATCAGCAACAAGATGGCGGCAATCGTGCATTGAGCGACTCAGAGGCTTTGCAAAATCACTTGCAGAAATGCGATCATGAAAATACGATCAAGAATCTTGAAGCCGAAGTCAAGAAGAAGACTGCTGCCTTGCAG AATCTAGTCAACAATGAACTTTGGCAAAAGAATCGCGAAATCGAACGCCTCACAAAACTCCTCAACGCCAATACGACATCACCACTCTCACCAACCGCCGCCCGCAAGAATCTTGAGTCCCTACAATTGCAGCAATCATTCACAGAAAGTGACTACGCCAAAGCGCTGGAGCATAACAAACTACTGCAACGTAAAGTGGATGTGCTAAATCAGCGTTTGATCAGTGGACGTAGCAATGAAGCGCTGATCGAAGAATTGCGCTCGGAAGCGCGCACAGCACGTGCCGAAGCCGACAATGCAGAAACGTGTCGACGCGCCTATGCCAAAGTCTTTGGTGCGCTATCGGATCGTCTCTACGAGTTGGCCGGTTTCCTCAATTCGCTTATGAAGCACAAGGAGGTGTTGAGCTTCCTGTCAACGGATCGCCGACGTGCCATGCGCACAGCTGTTGACTGCAGTCTCGATTTGTCGACGAGCATACGTGAGACACTGACGACGGGCGATCAAAGCTTTGAAGGTTTAAGCAATTTATCGCGCCTGCTTTTGGACGACGATGAACATGAAGTTGTTGGACTCACCAATAAGACATTCAATTCACACGAAAACATGCCTGCGCGTCACTCCTTTGATGTTCTGCGCTCGGAGAACAAGGCATTGCGTAAGATATTGGATAGTCGTCGCAGTTGTGGTGGCACTGCAGACTATACGAAGGATGTCAAAGATCGACGCTCATTGCCACCATTCTTGTTGGATAATCTAAGCGAATCGGAGGCGTGGTCCGAGCCAGATCGGCAAGTGTCGATGGCGCGCATTGGACTGGAGGAGCACGGCGCGGCAGCTGCAAATGTCTCAGCGAAGGATGCGATCAGCAAGCAAACACCAGCAACGGCCGACACCGACAGCGAGAGCGAAAGTGATGCGCTGCAACAGAGCCGCACAACAAAACTGCGCAATCAGGAGCGTATTATGCAGCTGGAGAAGTTGATTGCACAGCGTGATGAGCGCATATTGATGGTGCAGTTTCAACTGGTCGAGGCGGACAACAATCTGAAGAAGGAATCTCTGCGTGCCATAACGCTGACGCAAGAAGTCGAGCAGTTGCGTCAACGCAATGAAGAATTAATAACCGATCTGATTGCGATCGGTAGTGAGCAGTCCAACAATAGCACCGCCGCCAACAACAGCTCGCTAATACAGCGGCAGATTGATGAAAAAACGCGCGCCGTCGAACAATTGCAAGGGGAGCGTGATCGCATTGCGGTGGAGGCGCGACTCGCCGAAATGCAAGTGGGCGCGCTAAAGGCCGACATTGAAGACATCAAGCAGAAGTATGAAATACAATTGAAGTTGGCCAGCGAAAAACAGCGTAAGCGCTTGGATACACTAAAGCATGAATTGGAGGAGCTGATGCAACAACGCCTGAAGGAACAAGAGCGCATACACAAAGACATGTTGACGCGTGAATGGACTATGCGCACCACTTACGAAGAATGCAAAGCGCAACTAACCGAATTGCAGACACAATACATTGAGTCACAACGCACTATCGACTATCTGACGGACAACGAGCAAGAGCTCAAACAAACGCTGATCACCAGCGAAATGGAAGTGCGCAGCCTCAAAAAGCAATTGGATGAAAGCGTACTGCAAGCATCCAAATTTATTACCGAACGTACAAAACTGTGCAATGagaagttgcaattggagaaacGTTTAATGGACTTGCAACAACAGCTGAGCGCTGCTGAAATACAACACACGACCACAACACAGCGTGTCACAGAACTGGAAGCACTGCAGCAAACATTAAGCGAACAATTGGCGCAAGCACAAGCAGCCTTGGCAGCTAAACGTTTGAATGCCAGCGATGCATCACAGTCGGGCTATGCCTCGGACGAAGTGCAGAAGTCGAGCACGAAACGTGAAAGCAATTCGTCGCCCGATTTGGGTATACACAGCGATACGGGACGTGTGTCGAGTGTGGAATTGTCCAATTTGCAGCACTCGCTGCTAAAGACTGTGCCCATGCCGAGCGCTGGTGAGAAGGTCACGAAGGAAG ATATCAAATACAGCAAACAGGATAAGAGCAACATGAACGCATTCGCGAGCAAACGCCCACAACACAGTTCATCCTCTGATCTGGGTATTGAGAGCGATACGGGACGCATCTCCAGCATGGATATCAAAAATG AATCCCCAACCCGCACAGAGACGGATGACAGCAACACAGAGAATAAGATGAGTGTGGCCAATGTAAATATGAGTGCCACCACCGCCAACGCAGGCACCCACCCCATACACGATTGCATTAAGGTAGAACAAGAAAATGCCGAATTGCGACGCAAACTCGTACAAACGAAGCGCGCATTCGAAGAGACATATAAGAAATTGCACATAGCAAATCAGCGTAAAGAAACCTTCCAGAAAGAGATTAAAGATCAAATActaaaaacgaaaaatgtaCTAAAATATGCGCGCCTACATATGGCTAAAGTGCAGCAACCTAATGCACCGCATCATCATCAAACAGATGCACATGAGCAagaaacacaacaacagcaaaaacaacatcatcatcatcagcaacaacaacagcaacgtaaTGTAACAAATGATGGTGGCGCCAGCACGTCAAAATCAA ttAGCTATCGCAGAGGATATTGA